GGCGCGATCCGCGGAATTCTTCCGCGTCGCACAACGAGACGACCTCCAAGCGGACCGGGCTGGTATGCGGCCCGACGTGGTTTTGGCGCTGATGTAGCGACAAGTCGCGTCCCACCATTCTGGCAATCAACTCGCCAGGATGGGTCTCGGGAACCGCGAACGTTCCCTGCCCGGCGCCGTCCTTCAACACCGTGACGCGATCCGCGATTTGGAAAATTTCCTCCAACCGATGCGAGATGCAGATGATGCCCACAGCTTCGCTCTTGAGCTGCGCAATCACACGAAACAATGCGCTCGTCTCCGTTTCGGTCAGCGGGGCCGTCGGCTCGTCAAAGATGATCAATCTCGCCCCCACGGAAAGCGCTTTGGCGACCTCGACCAATTGCTGTTGCGCGGGCGAAAGGAGATCGACCGGAACATCCGGTTCCACCGCCAACGACACGCGGTCGAGCCAGGCCCGAGCTTGATTGTGCAGGTTCCGGCGATCAATCCGGCCCCAACGATTGACCGGTTGCCGGCCGGCGAAAACATTCTCCGCGACGCTGAGCGGCGCGAAGAGGCTCCGCTCTTGAAACACAATGGCGATGCCCATCCGCTGCGCCGCCTGTTCGTCAGCGATGACCACATTCGCGCGCCCCTGAATTTCAATCGTGCCTTCGTCGGCCTGATAGACGCCGGCCAGAATGTGCATGAGAGTGCTTTTGCCGGCGCCATTTTCGCCAACCAGCGCCTGGACCTCTCCAGCCCGGACCTCCAAGTCCACTCCCTTGAGCGCCTGCACGCCCGGAAAGCGTTTGTGGATTCCGCGCATGACCAGGAGAGAGGCCGAAGTGCCATTGCTCATAACACTCTGCCCCCCCCGACTCATCCGCGCTTCGGACATGAAGCGGTGGAACGCGTCCCTAGCAGTTCATGGAAGGCTTCCCTGTACTGATTACCCTGCTCTCGCCCCATGAGCCCGGTAGGGCGAGTCCGTCCCGGCGAGCCGCTCGACGTGCCTGGAACACGTAAGATTCGGCTCGCTGGGGACAGGCTCGCCCTACCGTCTGGTTCATGGGAAAGCGCCGCGTTCTTCATGCCATTACGTCCGTCATCCATCGGCTGATTTGAGCGCTGAGTTCCTCGGCCACCGTTTCCAAACAGCCGGGCTCCATGAGTGCCACTTCCACCTGGTAAAGCGATTTTCCGTAATCGGATTTCTCCGGGAGGTACGACGCCCAGCCGTTGGCAATCGCGGCGAAAATCAGCGGAGTGTTCGCAAAGCGCCGCTGCAATTCGGCCTGCAGCCAGTGATACGGCTCGCCGATGATCGCCAGCCACACCGCGTCCCCCATCC
This DNA window, taken from Verrucomicrobiota bacterium, encodes the following:
- a CDS encoding sugar ABC transporter ATP-binding protein; protein product: MSNGTSASLLVMRGIHKRFPGVQALKGVDLEVRAGEVQALVGENGAGKSTLMHILAGVYQADEGTIEIQGRANVVIADEQAAQRMGIAIVFQERSLFAPLSVAENVFAGRQPVNRWGRIDRRNLHNQARAWLDRVSLAVEPDVPVDLLSPAQQQLVEVAKALSVGARLIIFDEPTAPLTETETSALFRVIAQLKSEAVGIICISHRLEEIFQIADRVTVLKDGAGQGTFAVPETHPGELIARMVGRDLSLHQRQNHVGPHTSPVRLEVVSLCDAEEFRGSRPYLQDISFRVRSGEILVLAGLAGAGRTELALSLFGARARASGEIRVDGECVKLESPAEAIAAGLGYASEDRKDGGLFLDRAIVQNIVAARLQDFGTWWFNDHQGATVAEEFRRTLRVACRDVNQPVQELSGGNQQKIVLAKWLLANPKVLIVDEPTRGIDVGAKSEVHGVLRELARQGTAVIVISSDLPEVLAVADRVLVMRDGRIVGELAGEEASEEKVLRCATIANGAPRS